Proteins from one Haloarchaeobius litoreus genomic window:
- a CDS encoding aminopeptidase yields MDPRIRNHAEIVVDHCLDVQPGDRVLVDAKPAVEEFVVALYEELGKRDAIPMRIGASPRASRAYLREFDPDAAALKEHKLAALEAADKLVMAWGMANTRETSDVPDEVSNALGEANQPIMEAHLDMPWVGTMHPLPGNAQAAEMSTDAYEAFVYDAIDKDWDAQRAFQQQLVDILDPADEVRIVSGDRTDITLSVAGMDAGNDDAKRNLPGGEAYTVPVPDGVEGEVLFDLPVVTRGEELENVWLRFEDGEVVEFEAESGEDTLESILERDDGSHRLGELGIGMNRDIDRLTNHMLFDEKMGDTVHLALGRCLDEVVPEGMSGNESSLHVDMLVDMSEDSFIAVDGEVVQRDGTFRFEDGFE; encoded by the coding sequence ATGGACCCGCGAATCAGGAACCATGCAGAGATCGTCGTCGACCACTGTCTCGACGTCCAGCCCGGCGACCGGGTGCTGGTGGACGCGAAACCCGCGGTCGAGGAGTTCGTCGTCGCGCTGTACGAGGAGCTGGGAAAGCGCGACGCGATTCCGATGCGAATCGGGGCGAGCCCCCGCGCATCCCGGGCGTACCTCCGCGAGTTCGACCCAGATGCGGCGGCGCTGAAGGAGCACAAGCTGGCGGCGCTCGAAGCGGCGGACAAGCTCGTCATGGCCTGGGGGATGGCAAACACGAGAGAGACGAGCGACGTGCCCGACGAGGTGTCGAACGCGCTGGGTGAGGCGAACCAGCCCATCATGGAGGCACACCTCGACATGCCCTGGGTCGGGACGATGCACCCGCTGCCGGGCAATGCACAGGCGGCCGAGATGAGCACCGACGCCTACGAGGCGTTCGTCTACGACGCCATCGACAAGGACTGGGACGCACAACGGGCGTTCCAGCAGCAGCTGGTCGACATCCTCGACCCCGCCGACGAGGTCCGCATCGTCTCGGGCGACCGGACGGACATCACGCTCTCGGTCGCCGGGATGGACGCCGGGAACGACGACGCGAAGCGGAACCTGCCCGGCGGCGAGGCGTACACGGTGCCGGTGCCCGACGGCGTCGAGGGCGAGGTGCTGTTCGACCTGCCCGTCGTCACCCGCGGCGAGGAGCTGGAGAACGTCTGGCTCCGGTTCGAGGACGGCGAGGTCGTGGAGTTCGAGGCGGAGTCGGGCGAGGATACCCTCGAATCCATCCTCGAACGTGACGACGGCTCGCATCGCCTCGGCGAACTCGGCATCGGCATGAACCGCGACATCGACCGGCTCACGAACCACATGCTGTTCGACGAGAAGATGGGCGACACCGTCCACCTCGCGCTCGGGCGGTGTCTCGACGAGGTCGTCCCCGAGGGGATGTCGGGCAACGAGAGCTCGCTCCACGTCGATATGCTCGTCGACATGAGCGAGGACTCGTTCATCGCGGTCGACGGCGAGGTCGTGCAGCGCGACGGGACGTTCAGATTCGAGGACGGGTTCGAGTAG
- a CDS encoding aminopeptidase, whose product MDPRVERHAEIIVEHSTQVEEDDNVIVSAPPVAEDLVVAIAEKLGEKGANPTYSLRSSRASRAFMRASDPDSFTLPGHKLAEMEETDVVIIVRADENTNETGDVDPETRSAMTQAWRPVSVERMDKRWVATQYPAPGNAQDAEMSTAAYEEFLYDAVNKDWDAQRTFQEQMVEILDPADEVRIVSGDTTDIRMSVDGMVTANDYAELNLPGGEVYTAPVPDSVEGEVLFDKPLVAQGREIEDAWLKFEAGEVVEHAAEKNEDLLGAVLDTDEGARRLGELGIGMNRDIDRFTYNILFDEKMGDTIHLAIGQAIEHTVPDGQPFNESAMHMDMIVDMSEDSFIEVDGEVVQRDGTFRFEE is encoded by the coding sequence ATGGACCCACGAGTCGAGCGGCACGCGGAGATAATCGTCGAACACTCCACGCAGGTCGAGGAAGACGACAACGTCATCGTCAGCGCACCACCGGTCGCCGAGGACCTGGTCGTCGCCATCGCCGAGAAGCTGGGCGAGAAGGGCGCGAACCCGACCTACAGCCTGCGCAGCTCGCGGGCGAGCCGGGCGTTCATGCGCGCCTCCGACCCCGACTCCTTCACGCTCCCCGGGCACAAGCTCGCCGAGATGGAGGAGACGGACGTGGTCATCATCGTCCGCGCCGACGAGAACACGAACGAGACGGGCGACGTCGACCCCGAGACACGCTCCGCGATGACGCAGGCATGGCGACCCGTCAGCGTCGAGCGCATGGACAAGCGCTGGGTCGCCACGCAGTACCCCGCCCCGGGCAACGCACAGGACGCCGAGATGAGCACCGCAGCCTACGAGGAGTTCCTCTACGACGCCGTCAACAAGGACTGGGACGCACAACGGACGTTCCAGGAGCAGATGGTCGAGATCCTCGACCCCGCGGACGAGGTCCGCATCGTCTCAGGCGACACGACGGACATCCGGATGAGCGTCGACGGCATGGTCACCGCGAACGACTACGCCGAACTCAACCTCCCCGGCGGCGAGGTGTACACCGCGCCCGTCCCCGACAGCGTCGAGGGCGAGGTGCTGTTCGACAAACCCCTCGTCGCACAGGGCCGCGAGATCGAGGACGCCTGGCTCAAGTTCGAAGCGGGCGAGGTCGTCGAGCACGCCGCCGAGAAGAACGAGGACTTGCTCGGTGCCGTGCTCGACACCGACGAGGGCGCGCGCCGTCTCGGCGAGCTCGGCATCGGGATGAACCGCGACATCGACCGGTTCACCTACAACATCCTGTTCGACGAGAAGATGGGCGACACCATCCACCTCGCCATCGGGCAGGCCATCGAGCACACCGTGCCCGACGGCCAGCCGTTCAACGAGAGCGCGATGCACATGGACATGATCGTCGATATGAGCGAGGACTCGTTCATCGAGGTCGACGGCGAGGTCGTACAGCGAGACGGGACGTTCCGGTTCGAGGAGTAG
- a CDS encoding ArsR/SmtB family transcription factor yields MSDDTTTAEETADEAPGVGAASDAFAVLGDETRVAILEALVDARRADPEQRALTFSELRDRTGVADSGRFNYHLGKLRGRFVEETDDGYVLTYAGREVVGAILGGTYDTDVELDPEPLGDTCTRCDAELVARFDGGDLDVGCENDHTILRTTVPPGAATDRSMRELLALATRTTYARIELLVGGICHECAGWVEREIVAAPDDADIDYTFRTSCERCGAFTRSSAGVVVLRDQRFVAFCDDHGIDVANRLPWTLPFLTDGETVRTGEDPPRYRVRVEVDDERLDLTLDGQGAVVASERTTT; encoded by the coding sequence ATGAGCGACGACACGACGACAGCGGAGGAGACGGCCGACGAAGCGCCCGGGGTGGGGGCTGCCTCGGACGCCTTCGCCGTGCTCGGCGACGAGACCCGCGTCGCCATCCTGGAGGCGCTGGTCGATGCGCGTCGCGCTGACCCAGAACAGCGCGCCCTGACGTTCTCCGAACTCCGCGACCGCACCGGCGTCGCCGACTCGGGGCGGTTCAACTACCACCTCGGGAAGCTCCGCGGCCGGTTCGTCGAGGAGACCGACGACGGCTACGTGCTCACCTACGCCGGGCGCGAGGTCGTCGGGGCCATCCTCGGGGGAACCTACGACACCGACGTCGAACTCGACCCGGAGCCACTCGGCGACACGTGCACGAGGTGCGACGCCGAGCTCGTCGCCCGGTTCGACGGCGGCGACCTCGACGTCGGCTGCGAGAACGACCACACCATCCTCCGCACGACGGTGCCGCCGGGAGCCGCGACCGACCGGTCGATGCGCGAGCTCCTCGCGCTCGCAACGCGGACGACGTACGCCCGCATCGAACTGCTCGTCGGCGGCATCTGTCACGAGTGCGCTGGATGGGTCGAACGCGAGATCGTCGCGGCCCCCGACGACGCCGACATCGACTACACGTTCCGGACCAGCTGCGAGCGCTGTGGCGCGTTCACCCGCTCGTCGGCCGGCGTCGTGGTGCTCCGCGACCAGCGGTTCGTCGCGTTCTGCGACGACCACGGTATCGACGTCGCCAACCGGCTCCCGTGGACGCTCCCGTTCCTCACCGACGGCGAGACGGTCCGGACGGGCGAGGACCCGCCGCGGTATCGGGTGCGCGTCGAGGTCGACGACGAACGGCTCGACCTCACGCTGGACGGGCAGGGCGCCGTCGTCGCCAGCGAGCGAACCACAACCTAA
- a CDS encoding class I SAM-dependent methyltransferase: MRRFDAEYLEHTRSGMWADSRAALEPLELGSADSVLDVGCGTGEFSRVLAEETAGRVVGCDADPALLAVAREFVPVVAGDATRLPFRDDAFDLVTCQALLVNLPDPSVAVREFARVAADRVAVVEPDNAAVTVESTVDREAGLARAARAAYIAGSEVDPALGSEAAELLGEAGLVDVETRRYEHTRTLAPPYDEADLQAVAKKASGAGLASDEASLRTTLSDSEYDDLRESWREMGREAAAQAADGDYRRTETVPFYVTVGRVADRD, translated from the coding sequence GTGCGACGATTCGACGCGGAGTACCTCGAACACACCCGCAGCGGGATGTGGGCGGACTCGCGGGCGGCGCTCGAACCGCTCGAACTCGGAAGTGCGGACAGCGTCCTCGACGTGGGCTGTGGGACGGGCGAGTTCTCGCGCGTGCTCGCCGAGGAGACGGCCGGCCGGGTCGTGGGCTGTGACGCCGACCCGGCGCTGCTGGCGGTGGCCCGCGAGTTCGTCCCGGTCGTGGCGGGCGATGCGACGCGGCTCCCGTTCCGCGACGACGCCTTCGACCTCGTGACCTGTCAGGCGCTGCTGGTGAACCTGCCCGACCCGAGCGTCGCGGTGCGGGAGTTCGCCCGTGTCGCCGCCGACCGGGTGGCGGTCGTGGAGCCGGACAACGCCGCCGTCACTGTCGAGTCGACGGTCGACCGGGAGGCCGGGCTGGCACGGGCGGCACGGGCGGCCTACATCGCCGGGAGCGAGGTGGACCCGGCGCTCGGGAGCGAGGCAGCGGAACTCCTGGGCGAGGCCGGACTGGTCGACGTGGAGACGCGCCGGTACGAGCACACCCGGACGCTCGCACCGCCGTACGACGAGGCCGACCTGCAGGCGGTCGCGAAGAAGGCCAGCGGCGCGGGACTGGCCAGCGACGAGGCCAGCCTGCGAACGACACTCTCGGATAGCGAGTACGACGACCTCCGGGAGTCGTGGCGCGAGATGGGCCGCGAGGCCGCCGCGCAGGCCGCCGACGGCGACTACCGACGGACCGAGACGGTGCCGTTCTACGTGACGGTCGGGCGCGTGGCCGACCGCGACTGA
- a CDS encoding deoxyribonuclease IV, with amino-acid sequence MVKVGAHVSIAGGVDNAVGNQLEIGGNCGQIFTHSPQVWDHGSIEDEEATAFRDGTAESLEGPWVIHASYLVNLCTPKDGLREKSIDSMQQEVDAAAELDIDYVNVHLGAHTGAGVEGGIENAASALDELDVPDGVTVLVESDAGSGTKLGGDFEHLASVLEQSDHDLEVCLDTAHMFAAGYDLSTPEAVEETMTEFDDVVGAEKLACVHLNDSKHECGTNKDEHAHIGDGYIGDDGMRAFVNHELVRDQPLVLETPTEDGRSFAWNVDKVRELRDDV; translated from the coding sequence ATGGTCAAGGTAGGCGCACACGTCTCCATCGCGGGCGGTGTCGACAACGCCGTCGGGAACCAGCTCGAAATCGGCGGCAACTGCGGACAGATCTTCACGCACTCCCCGCAGGTGTGGGACCACGGCAGCATCGAGGACGAGGAGGCCACAGCCTTCCGCGACGGCACCGCGGAGTCGCTGGAGGGCCCGTGGGTCATCCACGCGTCGTACCTCGTCAACCTCTGCACGCCCAAGGACGGGCTTCGCGAGAAGTCCATCGACTCGATGCAGCAGGAGGTCGACGCGGCCGCCGAACTCGACATCGACTACGTCAACGTCCACCTCGGCGCACACACCGGCGCGGGCGTCGAGGGCGGCATCGAGAACGCCGCGAGCGCGCTCGACGAGCTCGACGTGCCCGACGGCGTCACCGTCCTCGTCGAGTCCGACGCGGGCTCGGGCACCAAGCTCGGCGGCGACTTCGAGCACCTCGCGAGCGTGCTGGAACAGTCCGATCACGACCTCGAAGTATGCCTCGACACCGCCCACATGTTCGCCGCGGGCTACGACCTCTCGACGCCCGAAGCCGTCGAGGAGACGATGACCGAGTTCGACGACGTCGTCGGCGCGGAGAAACTGGCCTGCGTCCACCTCAACGACTCCAAGCACGAGTGCGGGACGAACAAGGACGAACACGCCCACATCGGCGACGGCTACATCGGCGACGACGGCATGCGCGCGTTCGTCAACCACGAACTGGTCCGCGACCAGCCCCTCGTGCTGGAGACCCCCACCGAGGACGGCCGGAGCTTCGCCTGGAACGTCGACAAGGTCCGGGAGCTTCGGGACGACGTCTGA
- a CDS encoding lipoate--protein ligase family protein, translated as MPADREWRLIREESRDGPTNMALDEVAAASATTDGVRTLRVYQWEPSCLSMGYQQAAESVDWEFCEREGIDVTRRQTGGGGIYHDSHADVSYSIIAPADELPGSLMDCYELLCEPVLEAIRSVGVDADFADAEYPRIHQPACYLRGIHPAHDVLAYGDDEPRKLSGNAQYRQRDAVIQHGSISFDLAPDSHLGVFADHDVTPDRFRERVTGIRQQADVDRETFVAALEDSLADWAGADEGAWTDDELDAAAELVESKYAADAWVRERDDSR; from the coding sequence ATGCCTGCGGACAGGGAGTGGCGACTGATTCGCGAGGAGTCACGCGACGGCCCGACGAACATGGCGCTGGACGAGGTCGCGGCGGCGTCGGCCACGACCGACGGCGTCCGCACCCTCCGCGTCTACCAGTGGGAGCCGAGCTGCCTCTCGATGGGCTACCAGCAGGCCGCAGAGAGCGTCGACTGGGAGTTCTGCGAGCGCGAAGGTATCGACGTGACCCGCCGCCAGACCGGTGGCGGCGGCATCTACCACGACAGCCACGCCGACGTCTCCTACAGCATCATCGCGCCCGCCGACGAGCTGCCGGGCTCGCTCATGGACTGCTACGAGCTGCTCTGCGAGCCGGTCCTCGAGGCCATCCGTTCCGTCGGCGTCGACGCCGACTTCGCCGACGCGGAGTACCCCCGCATCCACCAGCCGGCCTGCTATCTGCGGGGTATCCACCCCGCCCACGACGTGCTCGCCTACGGCGACGACGAACCGCGCAAGCTCTCGGGCAACGCCCAGTACCGCCAGCGCGACGCGGTCATCCAGCACGGCTCCATCTCCTTCGACCTCGCGCCCGACAGCCACCTCGGCGTGTTCGCCGACCACGACGTGACCCCGGACCGGTTCCGCGAGCGCGTCACCGGCATCCGCCAGCAGGCCGACGTCGATCGCGAGACGTTCGTCGCCGCGCTGGAGGACTCGCTTGCGGACTGGGCGGGTGCCGACGAGGGAGCCTGGACCGACGATGAACTCGACGCTGCAGCAGAACTGGTCGAGTCGAAGTACGCTGCCGACGCGTGGGTGCGCGAGCGCGACGACTCGCGGTAG
- a CDS encoding DUF2071 domain-containing protein produces MRWVPTFRGVIDRRILVNFAIEPQVLDPVLPDRFRPRTVDGPAGERAIGGICCIRLTAMRPRGLPAAVGVTSENAAHRIGVEWEGDDGETRSGVYVPRRDTSSRLNSVFGSRSFGRHYHADFAVTEDADRYRLHMRNDDHDVTVEVDAMETDGLPDGSVFPDVGAASAYHECGAVGYCPTPTGDRLAGVELATDEWHVEPLSVESVRASFFEQFPEDAVTFDNALLMCDIGHEWQPRRSFTVERPTRPGR; encoded by the coding sequence ATGCGCTGGGTGCCGACGTTCCGGGGCGTCATCGACCGACGCATCCTCGTCAACTTCGCCATCGAGCCGCAGGTGCTCGACCCGGTGCTCCCCGACCGCTTCCGTCCCCGGACCGTCGACGGCCCGGCGGGCGAGCGTGCCATCGGTGGTATCTGCTGCATCCGCCTGACAGCGATGCGGCCGCGTGGCCTCCCGGCCGCCGTCGGTGTCACCTCCGAGAACGCGGCCCACCGCATCGGGGTCGAGTGGGAGGGCGACGACGGCGAGACGCGCTCGGGCGTGTACGTCCCCCGGCGGGACACCTCCTCGCGCCTCAACAGCGTCTTCGGCTCCCGGAGCTTCGGCCGGCACTACCACGCCGACTTCGCGGTCACCGAGGACGCCGACCGCTACCGGCTCCACATGCGGAACGACGACCACGACGTGACCGTCGAAGTCGACGCCATGGAGACGGACGGACTGCCCGACGGCAGCGTCTTCCCCGACGTGGGGGCGGCCTCCGCGTACCACGAGTGCGGTGCGGTCGGCTACTGTCCGACCCCGACCGGCGACCGGCTCGCGGGCGTCGAACTCGCCACCGACGAGTGGCACGTCGAGCCGCTCTCGGTCGAGTCGGTGCGCGCGAGCTTCTTCGAGCAGTTCCCAGAGGACGCCGTCACGTTCGACAACGCGCTGCTGATGTGCGACATCGGCCACGAGTGGCAGCCGCGGCGGTCGTTCACGGTCGAGCGGCCGACCCGCCCGGGCCGGTGA
- a CDS encoding serine/threonine-protein kinase RIO2, which translates to MVQNVAPLVAELEPEDFHLLSGVEQGMRFSEWVQRSKIPKFSRLTAEEVDYRLDRCLDRGLLERKTIQYEGYKLQFEGYDALALHTFAERDTVTGFGSSLGVGKESDVYEVQSYRPMALKYHREGFTNFRQVMKERDYTSDREHVSWLYTARKAAEREYERLEELYPDVSVPQPIDQNRHAIVMEKMEGVELSRAKLDDAQVVGVLDLVLAEMAEAYREGFVHADMSEYNVFVDESGVTVFDWPQAVESDHENAAEFLARDVRNIVGYFARKYPAQVPEVDEAAVVESIETGEFESVREHSD; encoded by the coding sequence ATGGTACAGAACGTCGCCCCGCTCGTCGCCGAGCTGGAGCCCGAGGACTTCCACCTGCTCTCGGGCGTCGAGCAGGGGATGCGCTTCTCCGAGTGGGTCCAGCGCTCGAAGATCCCGAAGTTCTCGCGACTCACCGCCGAGGAGGTCGACTACCGACTCGACCGGTGTCTCGACAGGGGCCTGCTGGAACGGAAGACCATCCAGTACGAGGGCTACAAGCTGCAGTTCGAGGGGTACGACGCGCTCGCGCTGCACACGTTCGCGGAGCGGGACACCGTCACCGGCTTCGGCTCCTCGCTGGGCGTCGGGAAGGAGTCCGACGTGTACGAGGTGCAGTCCTACCGGCCGATGGCCCTGAAGTACCACCGGGAGGGGTTCACCAACTTCCGGCAGGTGATGAAAGAGCGCGACTACACCTCCGACCGCGAGCACGTCTCCTGGCTCTACACCGCACGCAAGGCCGCCGAGCGCGAGTACGAGCGGCTCGAGGAGCTCTACCCCGACGTGTCCGTCCCCCAACCCATCGACCAGAACCGCCACGCAATCGTGATGGAGAAGATGGAGGGCGTCGAGCTCTCCCGGGCGAAGCTCGACGATGCACAGGTCGTGGGCGTGCTCGACCTGGTGCTCGCGGAGATGGCGGAGGCCTACCGGGAGGGGTTCGTCCACGCCGACATGAGCGAGTACAACGTCTTCGTCGACGAGAGCGGTGTGACGGTGTTCGACTGGCCACAGGCGGTCGAGAGCGACCACGAGAACGCTGCCGAGTTCCTCGCGCGCGACGTGCGGAACATCGTCGGCTACTTCGCACGCAAGTACCCGGCCCAGGTTCCCGAAGTCGACGAAGCGGCGGTCGTCGAGAGCATCGAGACGGGCGAGTTCGAGTCGGTGCGGGAGCATAGCGACTGA
- a CDS encoding trans-sulfuration enzyme family protein, with product MDDERSSKRFETLAVAHGEEATPGAPNVGDVVSPIHLSSTFALPGLDTEMSLEDVDPSKGEFLYSRLSNPTRHALEERLAALEGGEHAYAFSSGTAAIFTSVLAVVEPGDHVVAFDDLYAGTRRMFENVFRDRLAVDVSFVDATDTENVADAMTDETALVWMETPTNPRMKLCDLAAIAELADAHDAVFGVDNTFMSPYFQTPLELGADVVAHSTTKFINGHSDSIGGAVVTNDDAIADEVVFLQQVGIGDMLSPFDSYLVLRGTKTLPMRMRQHEANATAIAEYLDDHELVESVYYPGLPSHPQHELASEQMTGYGGVLSFELVGGLEDAKAFLEHLETFTLAVSLGGVESLVELPAAMTHEPVPREEREALGITDTLVRVSVGVEHVEDLVADLERGFAVLEERIATPT from the coding sequence ATGGACGACGAACGGTCATCGAAGCGGTTCGAGACGCTCGCAGTCGCACACGGCGAGGAGGCGACGCCCGGCGCGCCGAACGTCGGGGACGTGGTCTCGCCGATCCACCTCTCCTCGACGTTCGCGCTCCCGGGGCTGGACACGGAGATGAGCCTCGAGGACGTGGACCCGTCGAAGGGCGAGTTCCTCTACTCCCGGCTCTCGAACCCGACCCGGCACGCGCTCGAGGAGCGCCTCGCGGCGCTCGAGGGCGGCGAGCACGCCTACGCGTTCTCCTCGGGCACCGCGGCCATCTTCACGAGCGTCCTCGCGGTCGTCGAGCCTGGCGACCACGTCGTCGCGTTCGACGACCTCTACGCCGGCACCCGCCGGATGTTCGAGAACGTGTTCCGCGACCGGCTCGCCGTCGACGTCTCCTTCGTCGACGCGACCGACACCGAGAACGTCGCGGACGCGATGACCGACGAGACCGCCCTCGTCTGGATGGAGACGCCGACGAACCCCAGGATGAAGCTCTGTGACCTCGCGGCCATCGCCGAGCTCGCGGACGCCCACGACGCCGTCTTCGGCGTCGACAACACGTTCATGAGCCCGTACTTCCAGACGCCGCTCGAACTCGGCGCGGACGTGGTCGCGCACTCGACGACGAAGTTCATCAACGGACACTCCGACTCCATCGGCGGCGCGGTCGTCACGAACGACGACGCCATCGCCGACGAGGTCGTCTTCCTCCAGCAGGTCGGCATCGGCGACATGCTCTCGCCGTTCGACAGCTACCTCGTCCTCCGCGGGACGAAGACGCTCCCGATGCGGATGCGCCAGCACGAGGCCAACGCCACCGCTATCGCCGAGTACCTCGACGACCACGAGCTCGTCGAGTCGGTGTACTATCCGGGGCTCCCGAGCCACCCGCAGCACGAGCTCGCGAGCGAGCAGATGACGGGCTACGGTGGGGTCCTCAGCTTCGAGCTGGTCGGCGGCCTCGAGGACGCGAAGGCGTTCCTCGAACACCTCGAGACGTTCACGCTCGCCGTCTCACTCGGCGGCGTCGAGTCGCTCGTCGAACTCCCGGCCGCGATGACCCACGAACCGGTCCCGCGCGAGGAGCGCGAGGCACTCGGCATCACCGACACGCTCGTCCGCGTCTCCGTCGGCGTCGAGCACGTCGAGGACCTCGTCGCCGATCTCGAACGCGGCTTTGCGGTGCTCGAGGAGCGTATCGCGACGCCGACGTGA
- a CDS encoding bacterio-opsin activator domain-containing protein, giving the protein METVAEVRLSHDGFVLAETIAAHPNLTVQLTAQAPTPEGDWLLFLTAAGDDAGPLLEALHDDPTVTEPCALSETLDHCVYRVRIVDGIRVSGVLGDPADELDISRRAASERLRRAVGSLLEETF; this is encoded by the coding sequence ATGGAGACAGTCGCGGAGGTTCGGCTCTCACACGACGGGTTCGTCCTCGCGGAGACCATCGCGGCACACCCGAACCTGACGGTCCAGCTGACGGCGCAGGCACCGACGCCGGAGGGTGACTGGCTGCTGTTCCTGACCGCGGCGGGCGACGACGCGGGACCGCTCCTGGAGGCGCTGCACGACGACCCGACGGTGACCGAGCCGTGCGCACTCAGCGAGACGCTGGACCACTGCGTCTACCGCGTCCGCATCGTCGACGGCATCCGCGTCTCCGGGGTCCTCGGCGACCCCGCCGACGAGCTCGACATCTCCCGTCGGGCGGCCTCCGAGCGGCTCCGGCGGGCCGTCGGCTCGCTGCTCGAAGAGACGTTCTGA
- a CDS encoding MFS transporter, translated as MSDDDRQFYALYLARFATGFGFVTLATLLPTYITLYDPSGLVIGLFTTAFTLAQTVAVVPLAWAGDRYDKRTVLVGSLLVGIVAYAGFGAIALFDGASLAFIAARAVQGIAVTGSGLMTLSLVGERSAYDERASRIGTANAARFAAAIVGGLSAGVVYDAFGFTPIYTTIVVLLAVVSVWLWLDMEPDETRIEGFPFSDLALNERILTLTSFRAQYAFAVTLVRTWVPIYAGVTVAQGGLGYESALVVGVVLTSEKATNMLLQPYTGRLSDRFNRSFFVFFGGSMYASVAVLVPFSPFLGDWLGLPGSYPVVGTLSAAFPVVVGLNMLLGVADSFREPASMALFADEGSDGNGVASSFGVRELVWRPGSVLAPMLGGFLMTGPGMHWVFLTGGAFALTGVVAFLGATWYTEGYGAMTDFGTDGTAIDP; from the coding sequence GTGTCCGACGACGACAGGCAGTTCTACGCACTCTACCTCGCTCGCTTCGCGACCGGCTTCGGCTTCGTCACGCTGGCGACCCTGCTGCCGACGTACATCACCCTGTACGACCCGTCGGGGCTAGTCATCGGTCTGTTCACGACGGCGTTCACCCTCGCCCAGACCGTCGCAGTCGTCCCCCTCGCGTGGGCCGGCGACCGGTACGACAAGCGCACGGTCCTCGTCGGGAGCCTGCTGGTCGGCATCGTCGCCTACGCCGGCTTCGGGGCCATCGCGCTGTTCGACGGGGCGAGCCTGGCGTTCATCGCCGCCCGGGCGGTCCAGGGCATCGCCGTCACCGGCTCCGGCCTGATGACGCTCTCGCTCGTCGGCGAACGCTCCGCGTACGACGAGCGCGCGAGCCGCATCGGCACCGCCAACGCCGCCCGCTTCGCCGCGGCCATCGTCGGCGGGCTCTCCGCGGGCGTCGTCTACGACGCCTTCGGCTTCACGCCGATCTACACCACCATCGTCGTGCTGCTCGCGGTCGTGTCCGTGTGGCTGTGGCTCGACATGGAGCCCGACGAGACGCGCATCGAGGGCTTTCCCTTCTCCGACCTCGCGCTGAACGAGCGCATCCTCACCCTGACGAGCTTCCGCGCACAGTACGCCTTCGCGGTCACGCTCGTCCGGACGTGGGTGCCCATCTACGCCGGGGTCACCGTCGCCCAGGGCGGGCTCGGTTACGAGTCCGCACTCGTCGTCGGCGTCGTCCTCACCAGCGAGAAGGCGACGAACATGCTGCTCCAACCGTACACCGGCCGGCTCTCGGACCGGTTCAACCGCTCGTTCTTCGTCTTCTTCGGGGGGTCGATGTACGCCAGTGTCGCCGTGCTCGTCCCGTTCTCGCCGTTCCTCGGCGACTGGCTCGGACTCCCCGGCTCCTACCCGGTCGTCGGGACGCTCTCGGCCGCGTTCCCCGTCGTCGTCGGCCTGAACATGCTGCTCGGCGTCGCGGACTCCTTCCGCGAACCGGCGAGTATGGCGCTGTTCGCCGACGAGGGCAGCGACGGGAACGGTGTCGCCTCCAGCTTCGGGGTGCGAGAGCTCGTCTGGCGACCCGGCAGCGTGCTCGCGCCGATGCTCGGTGGCTTCCTCATGACCGGCCCGGGGATGCACTGGGTGTTCCTCACCGGGGGCGCGTTCGCGCTGACCGGCGTCGTCGCCTTCCTTGGCGCGACGTGGTACACCGAGGGCTACGGGGCGATGACCGACTTCGGAACCGACGGCACGGCCATCGACCCCTGA